From Butyricimonas paravirosa, one genomic window encodes:
- a CDS encoding S9 family peptidase gives MIKFFLWFLPCCLVFTATGQKANYRQAERFLNLESLVGTTTIVPNSLKGTDKFWYKYETGEGVRYYFVDPGARIHREWFDRKYVAGEISRVTHKPINYKNLKISGFRLDEDGKTMRFTSEKVDFFYDLCSNQMMPVDSIKGKKKKQEQVKKNSVKSTKWIGTYSPDSCCTVYAKNHNLYLFFIEDSVEIQLTTDGVPNYSYAGKNRDTTGKMVTANVEWMADSKHFYVEREDKRGMASLYLVNTLGKGRPTLNEYKFAMPGDEHVQRNELHLFSVEQKKEVELPVEKWKDQTLTVYKAGRPTKNLYFLRKKRTCDEMEFCRVIPETGEVKVVIHEKCEPYFNDQLFKLHLLYEGEEIVWWSERTGHGHYYRYDKNGNLKNAITSGGWTAGKVVKIDTARQTLYFEAYGQEKEGFPYFARLHKVRLDGKGGVKLLTPEQATHKVHFLTGGRYFVDNYSRADMAPRSVLRNTDGKVVLELASPDLSRLYETGWKMPEMFTVKAADNVTDLYGYMWKPADFDSTRQYPIISYVYPGPQTEAIPLEFSVVTGFNNAALAQVGFIVVTFGHRGGSPLRDRWYHTYGYGNLRDYPLEDDKYGIEQLADRYSFIDGSRVGIFGHSGGGFMSTAAICTYPDFYRAAVSSAGNHDNNIYNIWWGETHHGIKEKVVAEKRKVKNPVTGKDSTVTIEKVEFEKPNIPTNIELAERLKGHLLLVAGDADDNVHPANTFRMVDALIKAGKDFDLVILPGQGHKYHGKALDFFRRKMWFHFGKYLLDDYSSERFKEIDAYMRLE, from the coding sequence ATCGTGCCGAATTCTTTGAAAGGGACGGATAAATTTTGGTATAAGTACGAGACCGGGGAGGGAGTTCGCTATTATTTCGTGGACCCTGGGGCTAGGATACATCGAGAGTGGTTTGATCGGAAATACGTGGCAGGAGAGATTAGCCGGGTAACGCATAAGCCAATAAATTATAAGAATCTGAAAATATCGGGATTTCGTCTAGATGAGGATGGCAAGACGATGCGATTCACGTCTGAAAAAGTAGATTTTTTTTATGATTTATGCTCTAACCAGATGATGCCGGTTGATTCTATCAAGGGAAAGAAGAAAAAACAAGAGCAAGTTAAAAAAAATTCGGTCAAGTCTACCAAGTGGATCGGGACGTATTCTCCAGATAGCTGTTGCACGGTTTACGCCAAGAATCATAATTTGTATTTGTTTTTCATCGAGGATTCCGTGGAAATTCAATTAACAACAGACGGGGTTCCCAATTATTCTTATGCTGGGAAGAATCGGGATACAACCGGTAAGATGGTAACTGCCAATGTCGAGTGGATGGCTGATTCCAAGCATTTTTATGTGGAACGGGAGGATAAACGTGGAATGGCGTCTTTATATCTGGTTAACACATTGGGCAAAGGGCGCCCAACTTTGAACGAGTACAAGTTTGCCATGCCGGGAGATGAACACGTGCAAAGAAATGAATTGCATCTTTTTAGCGTGGAGCAAAAAAAAGAAGTGGAGTTACCTGTTGAAAAATGGAAAGACCAGACCTTGACTGTTTATAAAGCTGGGAGACCGACGAAAAATCTTTATTTCTTACGTAAAAAACGTACGTGTGACGAGATGGAGTTTTGTCGGGTTATCCCAGAGACCGGAGAGGTAAAAGTGGTCATTCATGAAAAATGTGAGCCATATTTTAATGATCAATTGTTTAAATTACATTTGTTGTACGAAGGAGAAGAGATTGTTTGGTGGTCGGAACGTACGGGGCACGGGCATTATTACCGTTACGATAAAAATGGCAATTTGAAGAATGCGATAACTTCAGGGGGATGGACTGCCGGAAAGGTCGTAAAAATAGATACTGCAAGACAGACTCTCTATTTTGAGGCATATGGCCAGGAGAAAGAAGGATTCCCTTATTTTGCCCGTCTGCATAAAGTGCGTCTGGATGGAAAGGGTGGGGTGAAGTTGTTAACTCCGGAGCAAGCAACGCATAAGGTGCATTTTTTGACCGGAGGACGTTATTTCGTGGATAATTATTCTCGGGCTGACATGGCACCCCGCAGCGTGTTGAGAAATACGGACGGGAAGGTCGTGCTGGAATTGGCGTCGCCTGATTTGAGCCGTCTTTATGAAACGGGATGGAAGATGCCGGAGATGTTCACGGTGAAAGCGGCTGATAACGTGACGGATTTGTATGGGTATATGTGGAAACCCGCGGATTTTGATTCCACGAGGCAGTACCCTATTATCTCCTATGTTTACCCGGGGCCCCAGACCGAGGCGATTCCCTTGGAGTTTAGTGTTGTAACGGGCTTTAATAATGCGGCGTTGGCGCAGGTGGGTTTTATCGTGGTGACTTTCGGGCATAGGGGAGGAAGCCCTTTGCGGGATCGTTGGTATCACACGTATGGTTATGGCAATTTGCGTGATTATCCTTTGGAGGATGATAAGTACGGGATTGAACAGTTAGCCGATCGTTATTCTTTTATCGATGGTTCCCGGGTGGGTATTTTCGGACATTCCGGGGGTGGTTTTATGTCCACCGCGGCAATTTGTACTTACCCGGATTTTTACCGGGCGGCTGTTTCTTCTGCCGGGAATCACGATAATAATATTTATAATATCTGGTGGGGTGAAACTCATCACGGGATAAAGGAAAAGGTGGTTGCCGAGAAGAGAAAGGTGAAAAATCCGGTAACGGGTAAGGATTCCACGGTGACGATAGAGAAGGTGGAATTTGAGAAACCGAACATCCCGACGAATATTGAATTGGCGGAGCGTCTGAAAGGACATTTGCTGTTGGTAGCTGGGGATGCTGATGATAACGTGCATCCGGCAAACACGTTCCGGATGGTGGATGCCTTGATTAAAGCCGGGAAAGATTTTGATTTGGTTATTCTGCCGGGACAGGGACATAAATATCATGGTAAGGCTCTGGATTTTTTTAGACGAAAAATGTGGTTTCATTTCGGGAAATATCTTTTAGATGATTATTCGTCGGAGAGGTTTAAGGAGATTGATGCTTATATGCGGTTGGAATAG